From one Paractinoplanes brasiliensis genomic stretch:
- a CDS encoding TetR/AcrR family transcriptional regulator, whose translation MERSKRSDARRNEETLLDAAAAVFVTAGVEAPVRDIAAKAGVGMGTIYRHFPTRADLIIAVYRHQVQACAEAGPALLASCGTPYEALARWIGQFVDFLVTKHGLAAVLRSDQAGFETLHTWFLDRLLPVCDQLLHAAADAGQIRADVEALTLMRGVGNLCIGAENDNRYHARQMVEVLIAGLRVTA comes from the coding sequence GTGGAAAGGTCCAAGCGATCCGACGCCCGGCGCAACGAGGAAACCCTGCTCGACGCCGCCGCCGCCGTGTTCGTCACCGCCGGCGTCGAAGCCCCCGTCCGCGACATCGCCGCCAAAGCCGGCGTCGGCATGGGCACCATCTACCGGCACTTCCCCACCCGCGCCGACCTGATCATCGCCGTCTACCGGCACCAGGTGCAGGCCTGCGCCGAAGCCGGCCCCGCCCTGCTGGCAAGCTGCGGCACCCCGTACGAGGCCCTGGCCCGCTGGATCGGCCAGTTCGTCGACTTCCTCGTCACCAAACACGGCCTCGCCGCCGTCCTGCGCTCCGACCAGGCCGGCTTCGAAACCCTGCACACCTGGTTCCTCGACCGGCTCCTGCCCGTCTGCGACCAGCTGCTGCACGCCGCCGCCGACGCCGGCCAGATCCGCGCCGACGTCGAAGCCCTCACCCTCATGCGCGGCGTCGGCAACCTGTGCATCGGCGCCGAGAACGACAACCGCTACCACGCCCGCCAGATGGTCGAAGTCCTCATCGCCGGCCTGCGCGTCACCGCCTGA
- a CDS encoding ABC-F family ATP-binding cassette domain-containing protein gives MLKCVNLSRSVGGEPLFTGFDLVLNAGDRVGVVGPNGAGKSTLLRVLAGELRPDTGVVSSGPGIRVGYVAQQMPDPEGTVGAFLAGGLGELAAVTAELRLLEGRLEAGEDVLDRFAAVQERWTALEGWNAGNRLTEVRQRLDIDHLPEGLALGRVSGGEQARLLLARALLDSPDVLLLDEPTNHLDAEGVAWLQGWLAAYGGAVLTVSHDRAFLDAVVSRVLELDGVDTEVQDYPGGGFSAYRVERQRRWERLLLAFEAQEKDRRRWEADIERTKQFSLGVENTSGLGVAGPHLRRVARLVARKAKVRERRLRRQMESVQWLARPRSRPPLTLAFPADEADPGEVVLKARDLTVSAGPRVLLEHVEVRVGRGDRVLVTGRNGSGKTSLLNALAATGDTAVLPQTMDGLRTDQPVMEFFRSRVPVYVDDAERLLRGHQFGPDQWGVSLRSLSAGELRRLLLAVLVNSPERVLLLDEPTNFLDLDALEVVEEALRRYRGTLVVVSHDRFFAEAVGFGRRWHVGDGVVIES, from the coding sequence TTGTTGAAGTGTGTGAACCTGAGCCGTTCGGTCGGCGGTGAGCCGTTGTTCACCGGGTTCGACCTGGTCCTCAACGCCGGTGATCGGGTCGGGGTGGTCGGTCCGAACGGGGCCGGCAAGTCGACGCTGTTGCGGGTGCTGGCGGGTGAGCTGAGGCCGGACACCGGTGTGGTGTCGTCCGGGCCGGGCATCCGGGTCGGTTACGTGGCGCAGCAGATGCCGGATCCTGAGGGCACTGTCGGGGCTTTCCTGGCCGGGGGTTTGGGGGAGCTGGCCGCGGTGACGGCCGAGTTGCGGCTGCTGGAGGGGCGGCTGGAGGCCGGTGAGGATGTTCTGGACCGGTTCGCGGCGGTGCAGGAGCGGTGGACGGCTCTGGAGGGCTGGAACGCCGGGAACCGGCTGACCGAGGTCCGGCAGCGGCTCGACATCGATCACCTGCCCGAGGGTTTGGCGCTGGGCCGGGTCAGTGGCGGGGAGCAGGCCCGGTTGTTGCTGGCGCGGGCGTTGCTGGACTCCCCGGATGTGTTGTTGCTGGACGAGCCGACCAATCACCTGGATGCCGAGGGTGTGGCGTGGTTGCAGGGCTGGCTGGCCGCGTACGGGGGTGCGGTTCTGACGGTCAGCCACGATCGGGCGTTTTTGGACGCGGTGGTGTCGCGGGTGCTGGAGCTCGACGGTGTCGACACCGAGGTGCAGGACTATCCGGGTGGTGGTTTTTCGGCGTACCGGGTGGAGCGGCAGCGGCGGTGGGAGCGGTTGTTGCTGGCGTTCGAGGCGCAGGAGAAGGATCGCCGGCGGTGGGAGGCCGACATCGAGCGGACGAAGCAGTTCTCGCTGGGGGTGGAGAACACGTCGGGGCTGGGGGTGGCGGGTCCGCATCTGCGTCGGGTGGCGCGGTTGGTGGCGCGTAAGGCGAAGGTGCGGGAGCGGCGGTTGCGCCGGCAGATGGAGTCGGTGCAGTGGCTTGCCCGGCCGCGTTCGCGTCCGCCGTTGACGTTGGCTTTCCCGGCGGATGAGGCGGATCCGGGTGAGGTGGTGCTGAAGGCGCGGGACCTCACCGTGTCGGCGGGGCCGCGGGTGTTGCTCGAGCATGTGGAGGTGCGGGTGGGCCGTGGTGACCGGGTTCTGGTGACCGGTCGTAACGGGTCGGGGAAGACGTCGTTGCTGAACGCCCTTGCCGCGACCGGTGACACGGCGGTGTTGCCGCAGACCATGGACGGGTTGCGGACCGATCAGCCGGTGATGGAGTTCTTCCGGTCGCGGGTGCCGGTGTATGTCGATGATGCGGAGCGGTTGTTGCGGGGGCATCAGTTCGGGCCGGATCAGTGGGGTGTGTCGTTGCGGAGTTTGTCGGCGGGGGAGTTGCGGCGGCTTCTGCTGGCGGTGCTGGTGAATTCGCCGGAGCGGGTGTTGCTGCTGGACGAGCCGACGAACTTTTTGGATCTGGATGCTTTGGAGGTGGTGGAGGAGGCGTTGCGGCGGTATCGGGGGACGTTGGTGGTGGTGTCGCACGACCGGTTCTTCGCGGAGGCGGTGGGGTTCGGCCGTCGCTGGCATGTCGGGGATGGTGTGGTGATCGAGAGCTGA
- a CDS encoding sensor histidine kinase encodes MTRKFGIVTPTAPPRYGWLFAAVWLFYLGGTVGALLDQPDLPRRATGLVSVVVFAAGYLYQVARARRIRHGVRPPGHTVRTWLGLAGLLALFGLQVPGAGDHALTCLVYIAALAMVNLPVTQGAPFALTLFAAAEITPRVVGGWNDAGYGLAVLLGSLASYGIRAAVERQARLAAAQQELADRAVQDERARIAADLHDILGHSLTVVTVKAELAQRLLDVDPARARQELNDLEGLARDALADVRATALGVRGISLPGEIAAAREALTAADVEADLPGAADDVPSRNRDLFAWTIREAVTNVVRHSHARHVVVTLSPAAVEIVDDGIGLARAGASGSGSAAAAAGAAGGAGAAGFGGGQGLAGLRRRAETAGGRLTAGARDDDQPGFRVRVEVPA; translated from the coding sequence GTGACCCGTAAGTTCGGCATCGTGACCCCGACAGCGCCCCCGAGGTACGGGTGGCTGTTCGCCGCGGTGTGGCTGTTCTACCTCGGCGGCACCGTCGGCGCCCTGCTGGACCAGCCCGACCTGCCGCGGCGGGCCACCGGGCTGGTGTCGGTGGTGGTGTTCGCCGCCGGTTACCTGTACCAGGTGGCCCGGGCCCGGCGCATCCGCCACGGCGTACGCCCGCCCGGGCACACCGTGCGGACCTGGCTCGGCCTCGCCGGGCTGCTGGCCCTGTTCGGCCTGCAGGTCCCCGGCGCCGGTGACCACGCCCTGACCTGCCTGGTCTACATCGCCGCGCTGGCCATGGTGAACCTGCCGGTGACCCAGGGCGCCCCGTTCGCGCTGACCCTGTTCGCCGCCGCCGAGATCACCCCCCGGGTCGTGGGCGGGTGGAACGACGCCGGGTACGGCCTCGCCGTGCTGCTCGGGTCCCTCGCCTCGTACGGGATCCGGGCCGCCGTGGAACGCCAGGCCCGCCTGGCCGCCGCGCAGCAGGAACTCGCCGACCGGGCCGTGCAGGACGAACGGGCCCGCATCGCCGCCGACCTGCACGACATCCTCGGCCACTCCCTGACCGTGGTCACCGTCAAGGCCGAACTGGCGCAGCGGCTGCTCGACGTCGACCCCGCCCGGGCCCGTCAGGAACTCAACGACCTGGAGGGCCTGGCCCGCGACGCGCTCGCCGACGTGCGGGCCACCGCTCTGGGCGTACGGGGGATCTCCCTGCCCGGCGAGATCGCCGCCGCCCGGGAAGCCCTCACGGCCGCCGACGTGGAGGCCGACCTGCCCGGCGCCGCCGACGACGTGCCCAGCCGCAATCGGGACCTGTTCGCCTGGACCATCCGCGAAGCGGTCACCAACGTCGTGCGGCACAGCCACGCCCGCCACGTCGTTGTCACCCTCAGCCCGGCCGCGGTGGAAATCGTCGACGACGGGATCGGCCTGGCGCGAGCCGGGGCCTCCGGTTCGGGTTCCGCGGCGGCTGCTGCGGGGGCCGCCGGCGGTGCGGGCGCTGCAGGATTCGGCGGTGGGCAGGGGCTGGCCGGGCTGCGCAGGCGGGCGGAAACCGCCGGTGGCAGGCTCACCGCGGGCGCCCGCGACGACGACCAGCCCGGATTCCGGGTCCGCGTGGAGGTGCCCGCATGA
- a CDS encoding tyrosine-type recombinase/integrase, whose amino-acid sequence MQLVPRQGGGELAGFGAAEQVTEVWLANRRLSEHTRAAYRRDVQGWLRWCADFGRDPLRVSFLDVNAYARGLEDQKLAASTVARKLSGLSSWYDFLVKIQARETNPVAGADRPNVSRDHSATVGLTPEEVDALLDRAAEAGTRHHAVMTVLADLGLRVGELVSLNLDDVGWERGHRTVRFVGKGNKARRRALTPAAADALDAYLAVRGGDEGPLFRTSTGARLDRHAIFRLIRRLAGEAGIAGADRLSPHSLRHAFATAARAEGVPLEDVQDAMGHADPRTTRRYDRDRHNLDRDPAYTLAAARARRAGR is encoded by the coding sequence ATGCAGCTGGTGCCGAGGCAGGGTGGCGGGGAGCTGGCCGGGTTCGGGGCGGCCGAGCAGGTCACGGAGGTGTGGCTGGCGAACCGGCGGTTGTCGGAGCACACCCGGGCGGCGTACCGGCGTGATGTTCAGGGGTGGTTGCGGTGGTGCGCTGATTTCGGCCGGGATCCGTTGCGGGTGTCTTTTCTGGATGTGAACGCGTACGCGCGGGGTTTGGAGGATCAGAAGCTGGCCGCTTCCACCGTCGCCCGCAAGTTGTCCGGTTTGTCGAGCTGGTACGACTTTCTCGTGAAGATTCAGGCGCGGGAGACGAATCCGGTGGCGGGGGCGGACCGGCCGAACGTGTCCCGGGATCATTCGGCCACTGTCGGCCTGACCCCGGAGGAGGTCGACGCGCTGCTGGACAGGGCCGCGGAGGCGGGCACGCGGCATCACGCGGTGATGACGGTGCTGGCGGATCTGGGGTTGCGTGTCGGTGAGCTGGTGAGTTTGAACCTCGACGATGTGGGGTGGGAGCGGGGGCACCGTACGGTCCGGTTCGTGGGCAAGGGCAACAAGGCGCGCCGCCGTGCGCTGACCCCGGCCGCCGCGGATGCCCTGGACGCCTATCTGGCGGTTCGTGGTGGTGATGAGGGGCCGTTGTTCCGGACGTCGACGGGGGCGCGGCTGGACCGGCATGCGATTTTCCGGTTGATCCGCCGGTTGGCCGGGGAGGCGGGGATCGCGGGGGCGGACCGGTTGTCGCCGCACTCGTTGCGGCATGCGTTCGCGACGGCGGCGCGGGCGGAGGGGGTGCCGCTGGAAGATGTGCAGGACGCGATGGGGCATGCGGATCCGCGGACGACGCGGCGGTACGACCGGGACCGGCACAACCTGGATCGTGATCCGGCCTACACCCTGGCGGCTGCGCGTGCCCGCCGCGCCGGGCGGTGA
- a CDS encoding alpha/beta hydrolase family protein: MHQILSVKPVDLEGLQVRVTAPTAPGEHPVIVFSHGYGQSLDGYAPLTDFWATHGFAVVQPTHLDSRSIGLPPSDPRTPQIWRLRVRDVIRVLDSFGALDAVIPGTLDESRVAVAGHSWGAQTAGMLLGARAAGFDDNYRDPRVTAGVLLAATGRGGADLTEFAAGHFPFMSPDFSTLDIPALVVAGDKDQSALTATRGPDWFTDVYHDSPGAKALLTLHGAEHSLGGITGYGVTETTDENPALVAVVQQVSTAFLRGGAWPAVDPALGRLETR; this comes from the coding sequence ATGCACCAGATCCTGTCCGTCAAGCCGGTCGACCTCGAAGGGCTGCAGGTCCGCGTCACCGCGCCGACCGCCCCCGGCGAGCACCCGGTGATCGTTTTCTCGCACGGGTACGGCCAGTCCCTCGACGGCTACGCGCCCCTCACGGACTTCTGGGCCACGCACGGATTCGCCGTCGTGCAGCCCACCCACCTGGACTCCCGCAGCATCGGCCTGCCCCCGTCCGACCCCCGTACGCCTCAGATCTGGCGCCTGCGGGTCCGCGACGTCATCCGGGTGCTCGACTCGTTCGGCGCGCTCGACGCGGTCATCCCCGGCACGCTCGACGAGTCCCGGGTCGCCGTGGCCGGGCACTCGTGGGGCGCGCAGACCGCCGGCATGCTGCTGGGGGCGCGGGCGGCCGGGTTCGACGACAACTACCGCGACCCGCGGGTCACCGCCGGGGTGCTGCTCGCCGCGACCGGCCGGGGCGGGGCCGACCTGACGGAGTTCGCGGCCGGCCACTTCCCGTTCATGAGCCCCGACTTCAGCACCCTGGACATCCCGGCGCTGGTGGTGGCCGGGGACAAGGACCAGTCGGCGCTGACCGCGACCCGCGGGCCCGACTGGTTCACCGACGTCTACCACGACAGCCCGGGCGCGAAGGCGTTGCTGACGTTGCACGGCGCCGAGCACTCGCTGGGCGGCATCACCGGGTACGGCGTCACCGAGACCACCGACGAGAACCCGGCCCTGGTCGCCGTCGTCCAGCAGGTCAGCACCGCCTTCCTGCGCGGCGGGGCGTGGCCGGCCGTGGACCCCGCCCTGGGGCGTCTCGAGACGCGCTGA
- a CDS encoding ABC transporter ATP-binding protein: MTLTTAPEAAAAPDTGTAAVDLDGVVKRFGAVTAVDGISLRIRPGEVVALLGPNGAGKTTTVDMLLGLARPDRGTVAVYGRPPAEAVGLGLVSAVMQSGGLLKDYTVAETVRLTAVLFGKPRTAAGEALRRAGLTDVAKRLVGKCSGGQQQRLRFAMALLPDPELLILDEPTTGMDVAGRHEFWTAIRDDAARGRTVIFATHYLEEADAYADRVVFVRRGRIVADGTAAEVKALAAGRTVRATLPGARQEELAAIGGVDRAEVRGDTVHLHGNDTDRIARHLLTHTTARDLEITSRNLEDAFLALTADEETPR, from the coding sequence ATGACCCTCACCACTGCACCCGAGGCCGCCGCCGCGCCGGACACCGGTACGGCCGCGGTCGACCTGGACGGTGTGGTCAAGCGCTTCGGCGCGGTGACCGCCGTCGACGGCATCTCGCTGCGGATCCGCCCCGGCGAGGTGGTCGCCCTGCTCGGCCCGAACGGCGCCGGCAAAACCACCACCGTCGACATGCTGCTCGGCCTGGCCCGGCCCGACCGGGGCACGGTCGCCGTGTACGGGCGGCCCCCCGCCGAAGCGGTCGGGCTGGGGCTGGTCTCGGCCGTCATGCAGAGCGGCGGGCTGCTCAAGGACTACACGGTCGCCGAGACGGTCCGGCTGACCGCGGTGCTGTTCGGCAAACCCCGCACGGCCGCCGGCGAGGCCCTGCGGCGGGCCGGGCTCACCGACGTCGCCAAACGGCTGGTCGGTAAGTGTTCCGGCGGGCAGCAGCAGCGGCTGCGGTTCGCGATGGCCCTGCTGCCCGACCCCGAGCTGCTGATCCTCGACGAACCCACCACCGGCATGGACGTCGCCGGGCGGCACGAGTTCTGGACGGCGATCCGTGACGACGCCGCCCGTGGCCGCACGGTCATCTTCGCCACCCACTACCTGGAGGAGGCCGACGCGTACGCCGACCGGGTCGTGTTCGTGCGGCGCGGGCGGATCGTCGCCGACGGCACCGCGGCCGAGGTGAAAGCCCTCGCCGCCGGGCGGACCGTCCGGGCCACGCTGCCCGGCGCCCGGCAGGAGGAGCTGGCCGCGATCGGCGGGGTGGACCGGGCCGAGGTCCGCGGCGACACCGTCCACCTGCACGGCAACGACACCGACCGGATCGCCCGGCACCTGCTGACCCACACCACCGCCCGGGACCTGGAGATCACCAGCCGGAACCTGGAGGACGCGTTCCTGGCCCTGACCGCCGACGAGGAGACCCCCCGATGA
- a CDS encoding sigma-70 family RNA polymerase sigma factor yields MSTVTRDQDTLIRDNMALVGHMVREMLFKVPPHVHRDDLASAGYTALVTAARAYDPARGVPFGRFAALRVRGALLDELRGLDWASRSVRARARRAEQARQELTTQLGRTPTDTELAQLLGVAVSELAHTNDDVQRAAVLSLQGFTTGADDMITDPALTPEEMLLHRERIGYLTDAVAVLPEKLRHVVEASYLRERPLAEVAAELGVSESRVSQLRTEALALLKDGLNTHMNQQDTGRGKDGCVARKRALYAAKIAARTTMASRLAATDLHGLRTAA; encoded by the coding sequence ATGAGCACCGTCACCCGCGACCAGGACACCCTGATCCGCGACAACATGGCCCTGGTCGGTCACATGGTCCGCGAAATGCTGTTCAAGGTCCCGCCGCACGTCCACCGCGACGACCTCGCCTCCGCCGGCTACACCGCCCTGGTCACCGCCGCCCGCGCCTACGACCCAGCCCGCGGCGTCCCGTTCGGCCGATTCGCCGCCCTGCGCGTGCGCGGCGCCCTGCTCGACGAGCTCCGCGGCCTGGACTGGGCCAGCCGCTCCGTACGCGCCCGCGCCCGCCGCGCCGAACAGGCCCGCCAGGAACTGACCACCCAGCTCGGCCGCACCCCCACCGACACCGAACTGGCCCAGCTGCTCGGCGTCGCCGTCAGCGAACTGGCCCACACCAACGACGACGTGCAACGCGCCGCCGTGCTCAGCCTGCAAGGCTTCACCACCGGCGCCGACGACATGATCACCGACCCCGCCCTCACCCCCGAGGAGATGCTGCTGCACCGCGAACGCATCGGCTACCTCACCGACGCCGTCGCCGTGCTGCCGGAGAAGCTGCGCCACGTCGTCGAAGCCTCCTACCTGCGCGAGCGGCCCCTGGCCGAGGTCGCCGCCGAACTGGGCGTCAGCGAGTCACGGGTGTCACAACTGCGCACCGAGGCCCTGGCCCTGCTCAAGGACGGCCTGAACACCCACATGAACCAGCAGGACACCGGCCGCGGCAAGGACGGCTGCGTCGCCCGCAAACGCGCCCTGTACGCCGCCAAGATCGCTGCCCGCACCACCATGGCCTCACGGCTGGCCGCCACCGACCTGCACGGGCTGCGCACCGCCGCCTGA
- a CDS encoding response regulator transcription factor: MIKLLLADDQALVRGAMAALLDLEPDLTVVAEVGRGDEVVAAARATHPDVALLDVEMPGLDGVAAARALLAAQPGVRVLMVTTFGRAGYLRQAMAAGAGGFVVKDTPARQLADAVRRVHAGLRVVDPALAAQSLAHGDSPLTERETGVLRAARDGGTVADIARELHLSEGTVRNHLSAAIGKTGARTRAEAVRLAVENGWLLT; the protein is encoded by the coding sequence ATGATCAAACTGTTGCTCGCCGACGACCAGGCCCTCGTCCGCGGCGCCATGGCCGCCCTGCTCGACCTGGAACCCGACCTCACCGTCGTCGCCGAGGTCGGCCGCGGCGACGAAGTGGTCGCCGCCGCCCGGGCCACCCACCCCGACGTCGCCCTGCTCGACGTCGAAATGCCCGGCCTCGACGGGGTCGCCGCCGCCCGCGCCCTGCTGGCCGCCCAGCCCGGCGTGCGGGTGCTGATGGTCACCACCTTCGGCCGGGCCGGCTACCTGCGCCAAGCCATGGCCGCCGGCGCCGGCGGTTTCGTCGTCAAGGACACCCCCGCCCGGCAACTCGCCGACGCCGTCCGGCGGGTCCACGCCGGCCTGCGCGTCGTCGACCCTGCCCTGGCCGCACAATCCCTGGCCCACGGCGACTCACCCCTGACCGAACGCGAAACCGGGGTGCTGCGCGCCGCCCGCGACGGCGGCACGGTCGCCGACATCGCCCGCGAACTGCACCTGAGCGAAGGGACCGTCCGTAACCACCTGTCCGCAGCCATCGGCAAGACCGGCGCCCGCACACGGGCCGAAGCCGTCCGCCTCGCCGTGGAGAACGGCTGGCTGCTCACCTGA
- a CDS encoding ABC transporter permease, with the protein MTVTLARDNRALPRFGGFTPAMVGLELRRMVRNRRTVIFTLVMPAVFFLLFGTGGDYRTERAGAGNVTGYILVSMAVYGAMLATTSGGAMVSIERAAGWSRQLRLTPLRPAAYITVKLVLAMIIGGVSVAVAFVVGAFAGAQLPAAAWVCCGLLAWVCALVFAAFGLFMGYLLPSENVMQILGPVLAVLSFAGGLFVPPDQLGHTFATIAAFTPVYGVGEIARYPLTHDGNLWTAVLNVIVWTAVFAAGAMWRFRRDTARV; encoded by the coding sequence ATGACCGTGACCCTGGCCCGGGACAACCGCGCCCTGCCCCGGTTCGGCGGGTTCACCCCCGCGATGGTCGGGCTCGAGCTGCGCCGCATGGTCCGTAACCGCCGCACCGTCATCTTCACGCTCGTCATGCCGGCGGTGTTCTTCCTGCTGTTCGGCACCGGCGGCGACTACCGGACCGAACGGGCCGGCGCCGGCAACGTCACCGGCTACATCCTGGTCAGCATGGCCGTGTACGGGGCGATGCTGGCCACCACCAGCGGCGGCGCGATGGTGTCGATCGAACGGGCCGCCGGGTGGAGCCGGCAGTTGCGGCTGACCCCGCTGCGCCCGGCCGCCTACATCACCGTCAAACTGGTCCTCGCCATGATCATCGGTGGGGTGTCGGTGGCGGTCGCGTTCGTCGTCGGCGCGTTCGCCGGGGCGCAGCTGCCCGCGGCCGCGTGGGTGTGCTGCGGCCTGCTGGCCTGGGTGTGCGCGCTCGTGTTCGCCGCGTTCGGCCTGTTCATGGGCTACCTGCTGCCCAGCGAGAACGTCATGCAGATCCTCGGGCCGGTCCTGGCCGTCCTGTCGTTCGCCGGGGGCCTGTTCGTGCCGCCGGACCAGCTCGGGCACACGTTCGCCACCATCGCCGCCTTCACCCCCGTGTACGGGGTGGGGGAGATCGCCCGGTACCCGCTGACCCACGACGGGAACCTGTGGACGGCCGTGCTCAACGTGATCGTGTGGACGGCGGTGTTCGCGGCCGGCGCGATGTGGCGGTTCCGCCGCGACACCGCCCGCGTGTGA
- a CDS encoding lysophospholipid acyltransferase family protein has protein sequence MQKPAPTTPLMWRFMLALARIVVFPLCRLRVTGNVPAELRHGPLILAANHVSPFDPIVMTAALHKMRLAPKILATGGLFDAPIAGAAMRRAGHIRVSRGSAQVADALPAAVDALKNGAMVLVYPEGRIGLDPWMWPERGKTGVARMAAASAAPVLPVAQWGAHAVLPYTTPEHLARSLLRAMLRRPVVHVRFGTPVDLTGLTGTAGAQAMQATRLIMDGIHDTLMPLRTGEMQTPHHVDTTRIHDMSRVRPRRPADDRITS, from the coding sequence ATGCAAAAACCCGCACCGACGACACCGCTGATGTGGCGGTTCATGCTCGCGCTGGCCCGGATCGTGGTGTTCCCGCTGTGCCGGCTGCGCGTCACCGGGAACGTGCCCGCCGAACTGCGGCACGGCCCGCTGATCCTGGCGGCCAACCACGTCAGCCCGTTCGACCCGATCGTCATGACCGCCGCGCTGCACAAAATGCGCCTCGCCCCCAAAATCCTGGCGACCGGGGGACTGTTCGACGCGCCCATCGCCGGCGCCGCCATGCGCCGGGCCGGGCACATCCGGGTCAGCCGCGGCAGCGCCCAGGTCGCCGACGCGCTGCCCGCAGCCGTCGACGCCCTCAAGAACGGGGCGATGGTGCTCGTCTACCCCGAAGGGCGCATCGGCCTCGACCCGTGGATGTGGCCGGAACGCGGCAAAACCGGCGTCGCCCGCATGGCCGCGGCCTCCGCAGCGCCGGTGCTGCCCGTCGCCCAGTGGGGCGCCCACGCCGTGCTGCCCTACACCACCCCCGAACACCTCGCCCGGTCACTGCTGCGCGCGATGCTGCGCCGGCCCGTCGTGCACGTCCGCTTCGGCACCCCGGTCGACCTGACCGGCCTCACCGGCACCGCCGGCGCCCAAGCCATGCAAGCCACCCGCCTGATCATGGACGGCATCCACGACACCCTCATGCCCCTGCGCACCGGCGAGATGCAGACCCCGCACCACGTCGACACCACCCGCATCCACGACATGTCCCGGGTACGGCCCCGGCGCCCCGCCGACGACCGCATCACCTCGTGA
- a CDS encoding 2'-5' RNA ligase family protein — MDEPTHSALIVTVAEAEPYVAACRERYDRAASWGVPAHITVLYPFLAPAVIDEPVLGGLRQAAASVPAFFCTLAEVCWFADRVVWLAPRPAQPFLALTAAVTARFPAAQPYQGQFDEVVPHLTLGHDHPAGELAAAARAVGEHLPIHARVTAMRLVTGVPEQGLSWSVREEFALG; from the coding sequence ATGGACGAGCCCACCCACAGCGCGCTGATCGTCACGGTCGCCGAGGCCGAACCGTACGTGGCCGCCTGCCGTGAGCGTTACGACCGGGCCGCGTCGTGGGGGGTGCCCGCGCACATCACCGTGCTGTACCCGTTCCTGGCCCCGGCGGTCATCGACGAACCGGTGCTGGGCGGGTTGCGCCAGGCCGCGGCGAGCGTGCCCGCGTTCTTCTGCACGCTGGCCGAGGTGTGCTGGTTCGCCGACCGGGTGGTGTGGCTGGCCCCGCGCCCGGCCCAGCCGTTCCTGGCGCTGACCGCCGCGGTGACCGCCCGGTTCCCGGCCGCGCAGCCCTACCAGGGCCAGTTCGACGAGGTGGTGCCGCACCTGACGCTGGGCCACGACCACCCGGCCGGGGAACTGGCCGCGGCCGCGCGGGCCGTCGGTGAGCACCTGCCGATCCATGCCCGGGTCACCGCGATGCGGCTGGTCACCGGGGTGCCCGAGCAGGGCTTGTCCTGGTCGGTCCGGGAGGAGTTCGCGCTGGGCTGA
- a CDS encoding undecaprenyl-diphosphate phosphatase translates to MNIFEAVLLGAVEGFTEFLPVSSTGHLTILEKLLGYRIDDPAITAFTVIIQSGAVLATIIFLRKDIVRVVPAFLAGLFSKDRRDNPDFRFGWAVLLGAIPIVIVALLFKDQVETTLRSLWFVAGALILWSGVMAFADHAATQVRHEDDVTWKDSLIIGTVQCLALIPGVSRSGATMSAGLLRDFDRVTVTKLSFFLSIPALLGASLLQGYQEAGNIADGVGWTNTLIATAVSFVVAYFSVNWLLRFVSRHSYSIFIYYRVALGVLLMGLLAFGVIEPK, encoded by the coding sequence TTGAACATCTTCGAAGCGGTGCTGCTGGGCGCGGTTGAGGGCTTCACCGAGTTCCTGCCCGTGTCGAGCACCGGCCACCTGACCATCCTGGAGAAGCTGCTGGGGTATCGCATCGACGATCCGGCGATCACCGCGTTCACGGTGATCATCCAGTCGGGGGCGGTGCTGGCGACGATCATTTTCCTGCGTAAGGACATCGTACGGGTGGTGCCGGCGTTCCTGGCCGGGTTGTTCAGCAAGGACAGGCGGGACAACCCGGATTTCCGGTTCGGGTGGGCGGTGCTGCTCGGCGCGATCCCGATCGTGATCGTGGCGTTGCTGTTCAAGGATCAGGTGGAGACGACGCTGCGGAGCCTGTGGTTCGTGGCGGGGGCGTTGATCCTGTGGTCGGGGGTGATGGCGTTCGCGGATCACGCGGCGACGCAGGTCCGGCACGAGGACGACGTGACGTGGAAGGATTCGCTGATCATCGGGACGGTGCAGTGCCTGGCGCTGATCCCGGGTGTGTCGCGGTCGGGGGCGACGATGTCGGCGGGTCTGCTGCGTGACTTCGACCGGGTGACGGTGACGAAGTTGTCGTTCTTCCTGTCGATCCCGGCGTTGCTGGGGGCGTCGTTGTTGCAGGGTTATCAGGAGGCGGGCAACATCGCCGACGGGGTGGGCTGGACGAACACGCTGATCGCGACGGCGGTCAGTTTCGTGGTGGCCTATTTCAGCGTGAACTGGTTGCTGCGGTTCGTGTCGCGGCACTCGTACAGCATTTTCATCTATTACCGGGTGGCGCTGGGTGTGCTGCTGATGGGGTTGCTGGCCTTCGGTGTGATCGAGCCGAAGTGA